The Paeniglutamicibacter sulfureus genome includes a region encoding these proteins:
- a CDS encoding acetyl-CoA C-acyltransferase, whose amino-acid sequence MSALIAGYARTPFARFNGAFGTVSATDLGAHAAAAALERAGIPADQVQRVFAGQVLQAGAGQNPARQSAVGAGIGLNIPALTLNAVCLSGTEAVVAGTRMIDAGEADVVVAIGQESMSLAPHVQRARAGTKYGAIEMIDTLEFDGLTDAFEKRSMGSSTEDGNTSMGIKRAEQDEFSARSHQLAAAAADFHAGEIAPFTISSRRGDTVVSADDGIRADTTVDSLGKLRPAFSKEGTITAGNASQITDGAAAVVLVSKAAAERLGIKPMAEIVSHALVAGPDVTLHEQPANAILAALEGTGIAPADLKAVEINEAFAAVGVRSTAKLGIDPEIVNAKGGAIALGHPIGASGARIVGTLARQLAELGAGSVGATGICGGGGQGSAVILRAL is encoded by the coding sequence ATGAGCGCACTGATCGCCGGGTACGCCCGCACCCCGTTCGCCCGATTCAACGGGGCCTTCGGCACCGTGTCGGCCACTGACCTGGGAGCCCACGCCGCCGCTGCGGCGCTCGAACGTGCAGGGATCCCCGCCGACCAGGTCCAGCGAGTCTTCGCCGGCCAGGTGCTGCAGGCAGGTGCCGGGCAGAACCCGGCACGCCAGTCCGCCGTCGGCGCGGGCATCGGCCTCAACATCCCTGCCCTGACGCTGAACGCAGTGTGCCTCTCGGGCACCGAGGCAGTGGTGGCAGGAACCCGCATGATCGACGCCGGGGAGGCAGACGTGGTGGTGGCCATCGGCCAGGAATCCATGTCGCTGGCACCCCACGTCCAGCGCGCCCGGGCCGGAACCAAGTACGGTGCCATCGAAATGATCGACACCCTCGAATTCGACGGACTCACCGACGCGTTTGAAAAGCGTTCCATGGGCTCCTCCACCGAGGACGGCAACACTTCCATGGGCATCAAGCGTGCGGAGCAGGACGAGTTCTCCGCCCGCTCGCACCAGCTGGCCGCCGCGGCCGCCGACTTCCATGCCGGGGAGATCGCACCCTTCACCATTTCCTCCCGGCGCGGGGACACCGTGGTCTCGGCCGATGACGGCATCCGCGCCGACACGACCGTCGATTCCCTGGGCAAGCTGCGCCCCGCCTTCAGCAAGGAGGGAACCATCACCGCGGGCAACGCCTCGCAGATCACCGACGGCGCCGCCGCGGTGGTCTTGGTCAGCAAGGCCGCCGCCGAACGCCTGGGCATCAAGCCAATGGCCGAGATCGTCTCCCACGCCCTGGTGGCAGGGCCCGACGTCACGCTGCACGAGCAGCCCGCCAATGCCATCCTCGCCGCACTGGAAGGCACCGGCATTGCGCCGGCGGATCTTAAGGCGGTCGAGATCAACGAGGCCTTTGCCGCCGTGGGCGTGCGCTCCACCGCGAAGCTCGGCATCGACCCGGAGATCGTCAACGCCAAGGGCGGGGCCATCGCCCTGGGCCACCCGATCGGTGCCTCGGGCGCCCGGATCGTCGGCACCCTTGCCCGCCAGCTCGCCGAGCTCGGCGCCGGATCCGTGGGCGCCACCGGCATCTGCGGCGGCGGCGGACAGGGAAGCGCCGTGATTCTAAGGGCGTTGTAG
- a CDS encoding HigA family addiction module antitoxin gives MMKNPPHPGEIIREDVLAELGLTVAEAALRLGVSRVTLSRVVNGRAGISPNLAVRLELAGTGTARGWLAMQVNYDLARELNGKTHDVKPLDAA, from the coding sequence ATGATGAAGAACCCACCGCACCCGGGTGAGATCATTCGCGAAGACGTGCTCGCCGAACTCGGCTTGACCGTCGCTGAAGCCGCGCTGAGGTTGGGGGTCTCCCGCGTGACCCTGAGCCGCGTTGTCAACGGACGTGCCGGCATCAGCCCGAACCTGGCCGTCAGGCTGGAGCTTGCCGGGACCGGTACCGCCCGAGGATGGCTTGCCATGCAGGTGAACTATGACCTTGCCCGGGAGCTGAACGGCAAGACACACGACGTGAAACCACTCGACGCCGCCTGA
- a CDS encoding type II toxin-antitoxin system RelE/ParE family toxin: MIVSFRHKGLEALYRDNSKKDVQPAPGAKLLRILGVLDIAQTPPDLAIPSFRTHELKGDLAGHFSIWVNGNWPVTFRFAGQDVELVDYRTTTEGTAP; encoded by the coding sequence GTGATCGTCAGTTTCCGGCACAAGGGGTTGGAAGCGCTCTATCGCGACAATTCCAAGAAGGACGTGCAGCCCGCGCCTGGGGCCAAGCTCCTCCGCATCTTGGGCGTGCTCGATATTGCGCAAACACCGCCTGACCTCGCCATTCCCTCGTTCCGCACGCATGAACTCAAGGGCGACCTTGCCGGACACTTCTCGATCTGGGTCAACGGCAATTGGCCTGTGACGTTCCGATTCGCTGGACAAGACGTCGAGCTCGTTGACTACAGGACTACCACTGAAGGAACAGCACCATGA
- a CDS encoding amidohydrolase, with protein MTAPTLDLEGIATDWMHEQYLHLHRHPELSMQEHETAAYIQARLAELGIENFRCGGTGVVGILRNGPGKTVAFRADTDGLPIKEDTGADYASTATSHLPDGTEVPVMHGCGHDTHVAVLLAAARFLAENKPAWHGTLVLVFQPGEETGAGARAMVQDGLWERAPRPDVVLGQHVFPYAAGSVHISSGTAMALADALKVTLHGKQSHGSQPQDSIDPILLGAHIIARLQGIVSRELAPTTPAVVTAGTFHAGLKENIIPDRAEFTLNVRTLTPEVRATVLEAITRIVNAEAQASNAPAPDIEHVYDFPRCYNDPDQTQSVIASLRAELGQEQVVLAPPVMGSEDVGWLGDSIDVPTVYWFFGGFPANQEHPPVNHSPYFLPEMEPTLSAGVRAAVAAISGYLA; from the coding sequence ATGACCGCACCCACCCTGGACCTCGAGGGCATCGCCACCGACTGGATGCACGAGCAGTACCTGCACCTGCACCGGCATCCCGAACTCTCCATGCAGGAGCACGAAACCGCCGCCTACATCCAGGCGCGCCTGGCCGAACTCGGCATCGAGAACTTCCGCTGCGGCGGCACGGGCGTGGTGGGAATCCTGCGCAACGGCCCGGGCAAGACCGTGGCCTTCCGCGCCGACACCGACGGGCTGCCGATCAAGGAGGACACCGGGGCCGACTACGCCTCGACGGCGACCTCGCATTTGCCCGACGGCACCGAGGTCCCGGTCATGCACGGCTGCGGCCACGACACCCATGTCGCGGTGCTGCTGGCCGCGGCGCGATTCCTCGCGGAAAACAAGCCGGCGTGGCACGGGACGCTGGTGCTGGTGTTCCAGCCCGGGGAGGAAACCGGCGCCGGGGCCCGGGCCATGGTCCAGGACGGACTCTGGGAGCGGGCGCCGCGGCCCGACGTCGTGCTCGGACAGCATGTCTTTCCCTACGCGGCCGGATCCGTGCACATTTCCTCCGGCACCGCGATGGCCCTGGCCGACGCCCTGAAGGTGACCCTGCACGGGAAGCAGTCCCACGGCTCACAGCCGCAGGACTCCATCGACCCGATCCTGCTCGGCGCCCACATCATTGCCAGGCTGCAGGGGATCGTTTCCCGGGAGCTGGCACCGACAACGCCGGCGGTGGTGACGGCGGGGACGTTCCACGCCGGCCTGAAGGAAAACATCATTCCCGACCGCGCCGAATTCACGCTCAATGTCAGGACGCTGACTCCCGAGGTCCGCGCCACGGTGCTGGAGGCGATCACCCGGATCGTCAACGCGGAGGCCCAGGCCTCCAATGCGCCCGCACCCGACATCGAGCACGTCTACGACTTCCCGCGCTGCTACAACGATCCGGACCAGACGCAGTCGGTCATCGCGTCGCTGCGCGCCGAGCTGGGCCAGGAGCAGGTGGTCCTGGCCCCGCCGGTTATGGGCAGCGAGGACGTGGGGTGGCTCGGCGATTCCATCGACGTGCCCACCGTCTACTGGTTCTTCGGGGGATTCCCCGCGAACCAGGAGCATCCGCCGGTGAACCACTCGCCGTATTTCCTGCCCGAGATGGAACCGACCCTTTCGGCCGGGGTCCGGGCGGCGGTGGCGGCCATTTCGGGCTACCTGGCCTAG
- a CDS encoding DUF5058 family protein, protein MHPLAANPTSTDIWAVANTPILWICALGVFAVIFVQTYLYIKAARRAAPHIGMPTRELKESFRAGAVASIGPSLAVVLVAIALLALFGTPAVLVRIGLIGSASTETASASLAAISMGTVLGGPEYTQQVFAVAFMAMSLSGGMWMLSTLVLTPVLKRGGKKLAKANPAVMALIPAAALLGAFSMLAIAELPKSNIHAVTLMISAATMCLCLFLAKLLKARWLKEWALGFAIMVAIAAAYLMHTA, encoded by the coding sequence ATCCACCCCCTCGCTGCAAACCCGACATCCACGGATATCTGGGCCGTGGCGAACACCCCGATCCTCTGGATCTGCGCACTGGGCGTCTTCGCCGTGATCTTCGTGCAGACCTATCTCTATATCAAGGCCGCCCGCCGCGCGGCGCCGCACATCGGCATGCCGACGCGCGAACTGAAGGAATCCTTCCGGGCCGGGGCCGTCGCCTCCATCGGGCCTTCGCTGGCAGTGGTGCTGGTGGCCATCGCCCTCCTGGCGCTGTTCGGGACCCCGGCGGTGCTGGTCCGCATCGGGCTGATCGGCTCCGCCTCGACCGAAACGGCCTCGGCGTCCCTGGCGGCGATTTCCATGGGCACCGTGCTCGGCGGGCCCGAATACACGCAGCAGGTCTTCGCCGTCGCGTTCATGGCCATGTCCCTCTCGGGCGGCATGTGGATGCTCTCCACCCTGGTGCTGACCCCCGTGCTCAAGCGCGGCGGCAAGAAACTGGCGAAGGCCAATCCGGCGGTCATGGCACTGATCCCGGCCGCCGCATTGCTCGGCGCCTTTTCGATGCTGGCCATCGCGGAGCTGCCCAAGTCCAACATCCACGCGGTCACCTTGATGATTTCCGCTGCAACCATGTGCCTGTGCCTCTTCCTGGCCAAGCTGCTCAAGGCGCGGTGGCTCAAGGAATGGGCGCTGGGCTTCGCCATCATGGTCGCCATCGCCGCCGCCTACCTGATGCACACGGCCTAG
- a CDS encoding amidase produces MGAREMTEAIKRRDLSAREALESHIEQIERVNGPINAVVTTDFDRARELAAKADEATAQGKSTGLLHGLPMTHKDTFNTAGLLTTQGSLALKDNVPQTDDLQIARLAAAGAIRTGKTNVPEFGAGSHTFNEVFGTTTNPYDTALSAGGSSGGVAAVIAARIQPLGEGSDMGGSLRIPASFCNVVGFRPSYGVIPMPAPTDAWSWLARSGPMARTVDDIALFMEATAGDSDRVLTPNTLSGRDFAQLEPNALRGIRIGYSRDFGIGVPVEPEVLEVLDAQIAVFEQAGAHVEEASIDLREADLVFGNTRAYDFAAMLGDLVRSRREIIKPEVIWNVEKGWALDAEDLIATTAARTRLEIAVQKFFATFDLFLSPAAQVLPFDASWRYPQEIAGVPATTYLDWMRSACLISGTSLPALSIPAGFTADGLPVGLQMTANHYKDVELLCYARDFEQRTSFAERAPQWVATGLKGQEIR; encoded by the coding sequence ATGGGCGCCCGGGAGATGACCGAAGCGATCAAGCGCCGCGACCTGTCGGCCCGGGAAGCCCTCGAGAGCCACATCGAGCAGATCGAGCGGGTCAATGGCCCGATCAATGCAGTCGTCACCACCGATTTCGACCGCGCCCGCGAACTCGCAGCGAAGGCCGATGAGGCCACTGCGCAGGGCAAGTCCACCGGGCTGCTCCATGGACTGCCGATGACGCACAAGGACACGTTCAACACCGCGGGCCTGCTCACGACCCAGGGCTCGCTCGCCCTGAAGGACAACGTTCCCCAGACCGACGACCTGCAGATCGCGCGGCTGGCCGCGGCCGGGGCCATTCGGACGGGCAAGACCAACGTTCCCGAGTTCGGGGCCGGTTCCCACACCTTCAACGAGGTCTTCGGCACCACCACGAACCCCTACGACACCGCGCTCAGTGCCGGCGGCTCCTCCGGGGGCGTTGCCGCCGTCATTGCCGCCCGCATCCAGCCCCTGGGCGAGGGCTCGGATATGGGCGGTTCGCTGCGCATACCCGCATCCTTTTGCAACGTGGTTGGCTTCCGCCCGTCCTACGGCGTGATCCCCATGCCCGCGCCAACGGATGCGTGGTCATGGCTGGCACGCAGCGGACCGATGGCGCGGACCGTGGACGACATCGCCTTGTTCATGGAGGCCACCGCCGGCGACAGCGACAGGGTCTTGACACCCAACACGCTCTCCGGCCGCGACTTCGCGCAGCTGGAACCAAACGCGCTGCGCGGAATCCGGATCGGCTACAGCAGGGACTTTGGGATCGGTGTCCCGGTCGAACCGGAGGTCCTGGAGGTGCTGGACGCGCAGATCGCCGTCTTCGAACAGGCCGGGGCGCATGTCGAGGAGGCCTCCATCGACCTGCGCGAAGCCGACCTGGTCTTCGGCAATACCCGAGCGTACGATTTCGCCGCCATGTTGGGCGACCTGGTGCGTTCCCGGCGCGAGATCATCAAGCCGGAAGTCATCTGGAATGTCGAGAAGGGGTGGGCGCTGGACGCCGAGGACCTGATCGCCACCACCGCGGCACGAACCCGGCTGGAAATCGCCGTGCAGAAATTCTTCGCCACGTTCGACCTCTTCCTGAGCCCCGCCGCACAGGTCCTGCCCTTCGACGCCAGCTGGCGCTACCCGCAGGAGATCGCCGGAGTCCCGGCCACCACCTACCTCGACTGGATGCGCTCGGCATGCCTAATCTCCGGCACTTCGCTGCCGGCACTGTCCATACCGGCCGGATTCACCGCCGACGGGTTGCCCGTGGGCCTGCAAATGACGGCCAACCACTACAAGGACGTGGAACTGCTGTGCTACGCCCGAGACTTTGAGCAGCGAACGAGCTTCGCCGAGCGCGCGCCGCAGTGGGTTGCAACAGGACTGAAGGGACAGGAAATCCGGTAA
- a CDS encoding Lrp/AsnC family transcriptional regulator has protein sequence MAQGDLSALQQRIIGALQVDGRATWRKIAQVLDEHERTVARQGSELLASKAITVAALRMRESSVIMRLACTPGTARLACESLAQRADTTFSYMVTGVGDVVAEVICEAHALNELLTLQVPSTPGLISCSTYPVLKYFRTIRGWRIGVLTAAEELALHTELTQDDTRQQGVREAAARLTENDELIIQALQRDGRASVEAVARQVRLSESTVSRRIDWLIRNSHLAIRTLVEPEALGLNTEALLWIHTAPHQVEALGAALARRPEVRYAAAVAGDCQLVADITVANPAQLYDFLSDPSWSKSMTHLQSTMVLQARKRGGQLL, from the coding sequence ATGGCCCAAGGCGATCTCAGCGCACTGCAACAACGCATCATCGGCGCCCTCCAGGTGGACGGCCGCGCCACCTGGCGCAAGATCGCCCAGGTGCTCGACGAGCACGAGCGCACCGTGGCGAGGCAGGGCTCGGAGCTTCTCGCCTCCAAGGCCATCACCGTCGCTGCCCTGCGCATGCGCGAATCGTCGGTCATCATGCGCCTGGCGTGCACGCCGGGAACGGCCAGACTTGCCTGCGAATCGCTGGCCCAGCGCGCCGACACCACCTTCAGCTACATGGTGACGGGGGTCGGCGACGTGGTGGCCGAGGTCATCTGCGAGGCGCATGCCTTGAACGAGCTGCTCACCTTGCAGGTGCCCTCGACCCCGGGGCTGATCTCCTGCTCGACCTATCCGGTGCTGAAGTACTTCCGCACCATCCGCGGCTGGCGCATCGGGGTGTTGACCGCCGCGGAGGAGCTCGCGCTGCACACCGAGCTGACCCAGGACGACACGCGGCAGCAGGGCGTGCGCGAGGCAGCGGCCCGGCTCACCGAAAACGACGAACTGATCATCCAGGCCCTGCAGCGCGACGGCCGCGCCAGCGTGGAGGCCGTCGCACGCCAGGTCAGGTTGTCGGAGTCCACGGTGTCCCGGCGCATCGACTGGCTGATCCGCAACTCCCACCTGGCGATCCGCACGCTGGTCGAGCCCGAGGCGCTGGGGCTGAACACCGAGGCGCTGCTGTGGATCCACACCGCCCCGCACCAGGTCGAGGCCCTCGGCGCGGCCCTGGCCAGGCGTCCGGAGGTCCGCTACGCGGCCGCGGTGGCCGGGGACTGCCAGCTGGTTGCCGACATCACGGTCGCAAACCCTGCTCAGCTTTACGACTTCCTGTCGGATCCTTCGTGGAGCAAGTCGATGACCCACCTGCAGAGCACCATGGTGCTGCAGGCGCGCAAGCGCGGCGGGCAGTTGCTCTGA
- a CDS encoding beta-ketoacyl-ACP synthase III has translation MTASKVVSFGHYQPGRIVPNAELETFVETSDEWITRRTGIKERRWAGESDTVDSMAAEAGRMALANAGDLDATQIDLVIVATCTERDRSPNMAARVANALGMDQGPATIDVNTVCSGFCHALALAQHAIAAGSATNALVIGSEKFTDATDFTDRTTCVLTADGAGAMVVTASAESGISPVLWGSVPSMSDAIRIEESNNGKFAQNGQSVYRWAVTQLPAIAAKVIERAGLDPEEIGAIVLHQANLRIIEPLAAQIGAPNAIVATDVVYSGNTSAASVPLALSKMMADQPLPSGTPILLFAFGGGLSYAGQVITAP, from the coding sequence TTGACCGCCAGCAAAGTTGTTTCCTTCGGCCACTATCAGCCCGGGCGCATCGTGCCGAACGCGGAACTGGAAACCTTCGTGGAAACCAGCGACGAATGGATCACCCGCCGCACCGGCATCAAGGAACGCCGCTGGGCAGGGGAATCCGACACCGTGGACTCCATGGCCGCCGAGGCCGGTCGCATGGCCCTTGCCAATGCCGGGGACCTCGACGCTACACAAATCGACCTGGTCATCGTGGCCACCTGCACCGAGCGAGACCGCTCCCCGAACATGGCCGCCCGCGTGGCCAACGCGCTGGGCATGGACCAGGGACCTGCAACCATCGACGTGAACACCGTCTGCTCCGGCTTCTGCCACGCACTCGCACTGGCCCAGCACGCCATCGCCGCCGGCAGCGCCACCAACGCGCTGGTCATCGGCTCGGAGAAGTTCACCGACGCGACCGACTTCACCGACCGCACCACCTGCGTGCTCACCGCCGACGGTGCCGGAGCCATGGTGGTCACGGCCTCCGCGGAATCTGGAATCTCCCCGGTGCTGTGGGGCTCGGTGCCCTCGATGTCCGATGCGATACGCATCGAGGAATCCAACAACGGCAAGTTCGCCCAGAACGGCCAGAGCGTCTACCGATGGGCCGTGACCCAACTGCCGGCGATCGCCGCAAAGGTCATCGAACGCGCCGGGCTGGACCCCGAAGAAATCGGGGCGATCGTGCTGCACCAGGCCAACCTGCGCATCATCGAGCCGCTGGCCGCGCAGATCGGTGCCCCCAACGCAATCGTCGCCACCGACGTGGTGTATTCGGGAAATACCTCGGCTGCCTCGGTGCCTTTGGCACTGTCCAAAATGATGGCGGATCAGCCGTTGCCCTCGGGCACCCCGATCCTGCTCTTCGCCTTCGGTGGCGGGCTGTCCTACGCCGGCCAGGTCATTACCGCGCCGTAG
- a CDS encoding TetR/AcrR family transcriptional regulator has protein sequence MVNISKVQQAAVLLFARQGFAATGIRELGGAAGINSATIYHYAGSKEELLVQVMRSCLDEMITSGAAAMRISAEPTIQLAALVSSHVGFTATNPLTARVAEYEMRALSPDNRTAMQKLRDDYESLFAQVVERGIRVGDFSTDDATMARLALMEMGTGVAHWYRPDGRLTLIEVQHNFVAMACKILSANQTMLDGIDYIRPPVVVASEPTGTSVTISG, from the coding sequence ATGGTGAACATCAGCAAGGTACAGCAGGCTGCCGTACTGCTCTTTGCCCGGCAGGGGTTCGCCGCGACCGGGATCCGAGAGCTGGGCGGGGCCGCTGGCATCAACTCCGCCACGATTTACCACTATGCAGGCAGCAAGGAAGAACTGCTGGTTCAGGTGATGCGCAGCTGCCTTGACGAGATGATCACCTCCGGAGCGGCGGCAATGCGCATCAGCGCCGAGCCGACCATCCAATTGGCGGCCCTGGTTTCGTCTCACGTTGGCTTCACCGCCACCAATCCGCTGACGGCACGGGTGGCCGAATACGAGATGCGCGCGCTCTCACCCGATAACCGCACCGCCATGCAGAAGTTGCGCGATGACTACGAATCGCTCTTTGCGCAGGTCGTCGAGCGAGGGATCCGCGTCGGCGATTTCTCCACCGATGATGCCACCATGGCGCGCCTTGCCCTGATGGAAATGGGAACCGGTGTGGCCCACTGGTACCGGCCCGACGGTCGGCTGACACTCATCGAGGTTCAACACAACTTCGTGGCCATGGCCTGCAAGATCCTCTCGGCAAACCAAACCATGCTCGACGGTATCGACTACATTCGCCCGCCTGTCGTTGTGGCCAGCGAGCCGACCGGAACTTCGGTCACAATTTCCGGTTAA
- a CDS encoding carboxyl transferase domain-containing protein yields MEILPSTIDTTAPAFLKNATEQEALVSELRQRLATAAKGGSEKTRQRHVDRGKLLPRDRVQALLDVGSPFLEIAPLAAEDMYEGGSPGAGLITGIGLVHDRYVMIVCNDATVKGGTYFPITVKKHLRAQEIALENGLPCVYLVDSGGAFLPMQDEVFPDREHFGRIFYNQANLSARKIPQIAAVLGSCTAGGAYVPAMSDETVIVRNQGTIFLGGPPLVKAAIGEVVTAEELGGGDLHARTSGVVDHLAENDAHAISIVRDIIETLPRTPEPVWDVIPEVAAPIADPAEIYGAVPTDVNATYDVREVIARIVDGSAFHEFKANYGTTLVTGFARIHGHRVGVVANNGVLFSESALKGAHFIELCDQRGIPLVFLQNLSGFMVGRDYEAGGIAKHGAKMVTAVATARVPKLTVIIGGSFGAGNYSMCGRAYSPRFLWMWPAARISVMGGNQASSVLATVKRDGIEAAGSTWSIEEENAFKAPLKQQYEDQGNPYYSTARLWDDGVIDPVDTRRVLGMALDVCATQPLPETSFGLFRM; encoded by the coding sequence ATGGAAATACTGCCCAGCACCATTGATACGACCGCCCCCGCCTTCCTCAAGAACGCCACCGAACAGGAAGCGCTGGTTTCCGAACTTCGCCAACGCCTGGCCACCGCTGCCAAGGGTGGTTCGGAGAAGACCCGGCAACGCCACGTGGACCGCGGCAAGCTGCTGCCCCGCGACCGCGTCCAGGCACTCTTGGATGTCGGTTCTCCCTTCCTGGAAATCGCACCGCTGGCCGCGGAGGACATGTACGAGGGCGGCAGCCCAGGCGCCGGACTGATCACGGGCATCGGCTTGGTCCATGACCGCTACGTGATGATTGTCTGCAACGACGCCACCGTCAAGGGCGGGACATACTTCCCCATCACGGTGAAAAAGCACCTTCGTGCCCAGGAAATCGCCCTGGAAAACGGGCTTCCCTGCGTCTATCTGGTGGACTCCGGCGGCGCCTTCTTGCCCATGCAAGACGAGGTCTTCCCCGACCGCGAACATTTCGGCCGCATCTTCTATAACCAGGCCAACCTCTCGGCACGCAAGATCCCGCAGATCGCCGCGGTCCTCGGATCCTGCACTGCGGGAGGTGCCTACGTCCCGGCCATGAGCGATGAGACAGTCATCGTCCGCAACCAGGGGACCATCTTCCTGGGTGGTCCTCCCTTGGTGAAGGCAGCGATCGGCGAAGTCGTCACGGCCGAGGAGCTCGGCGGCGGGGACCTTCACGCCAGGACCTCGGGCGTGGTCGACCACCTGGCCGAGAACGACGCCCACGCCATCTCCATCGTGCGCGACATCATCGAAACGCTGCCGCGCACCCCCGAGCCGGTATGGGATGTCATCCCCGAGGTCGCTGCTCCGATCGCGGACCCGGCAGAAATCTACGGCGCCGTACCCACCGACGTGAACGCCACCTACGACGTGCGCGAGGTCATTGCCCGGATCGTTGACGGCAGCGCATTCCACGAATTCAAGGCCAACTACGGAACCACGCTGGTCACCGGGTTCGCCCGCATCCACGGCCATCGCGTGGGCGTCGTTGCCAACAACGGTGTGCTCTTCTCCGAGTCCGCACTCAAGGGCGCCCACTTCATCGAGCTCTGCGACCAGCGCGGCATTCCGCTGGTATTCCTGCAGAACCTCTCCGGGTTCATGGTGGGCCGCGACTACGAGGCCGGCGGCATTGCCAAGCACGGCGCCAAGATGGTCACCGCGGTCGCCACCGCGCGGGTCCCCAAGCTCACCGTCATCATCGGAGGGTCCTTCGGTGCCGGCAACTACTCGATGTGCGGACGGGCCTACTCCCCGCGTTTTTTGTGGATGTGGCCGGCCGCGCGCATCTCCGTCATGGGCGGCAACCAGGCGTCCTCGGTGCTTGCGACAGTGAAACGCGATGGGATCGAGGCCGCCGGTTCCACGTGGAGCATCGAGGAAGAGAACGCGTTCAAGGCACCCCTGAAGCAACAGTACGAGGACCAGGGAAACCCCTACTACTCCACCGCCCGACTCTGGGACGACGGGGTCATCGATCCTGTGGACACCCGGCGCGTGCTTGGCATGGCACTGGATGTCTGTGCCACCCAACCCTTGCCCGAAACCTCCTTCGGCCTCTTCAGGATGTGA